The following coding sequences are from one Methanohalophilus halophilus window:
- a CDS encoding formate--phosphoribosylaminoimidazolecarboxamide ligase family protein: MIDRKEIIDIVNDYNTDNIRIGTVASHSALDVFDGAVEEGFHTHAICKKGREKTYSDYFRAQRDLNDNVVRGVVDDYVNYDNFDEVLLEKNQKSLVDNDVLFIPNRSFTSYCGIDEIENDFAVPLVGSRNMLRSEERGLEKDYYWLLEKAGMPFPEKISDPQDIDELCIVKLAHAVKKLERGFFTASSYEEYLEKSESLIKQGVITRDALAEARIERYVIGPVFNFDLFYSPLEEDMNPIELLGIDWRFETSLDGHVRLPAPQQMALAEHQLTPEYTVCGHNTATLRESLLEKVFELAEMYVDASREYYDPGVIGPFCLQTCVDKDLNFYIYDVAPRVGGGTNVHMSVGHPYANTLWRKPMSTGRRVAYEVRRAIETEQLDKIVT, from the coding sequence ATGATTGACAGGAAAGAGATCATCGATATAGTTAATGATTATAACACGGACAATATTCGGATAGGTACAGTAGCTTCCCACTCGGCTCTTGATGTTTTTGACGGGGCTGTCGAGGAAGGTTTCCACACTCATGCCATATGCAAGAAGGGACGTGAAAAGACCTATTCGGATTATTTCCGCGCCCAAAGGGACCTGAATGACAATGTTGTACGTGGCGTGGTCGATGATTATGTGAATTATGATAATTTCGATGAGGTCCTGCTTGAAAAAAACCAGAAAAGCCTTGTGGACAATGACGTGCTTTTCATTCCCAACCGCTCCTTTACTTCCTACTGTGGGATTGATGAGATAGAGAATGATTTTGCAGTTCCGCTTGTGGGTAGCAGGAACATGTTGCGCAGTGAGGAAAGAGGACTGGAGAAGGATTATTACTGGCTTCTGGAAAAAGCGGGAATGCCCTTCCCGGAGAAGATCAGTGATCCACAGGATATCGATGAACTCTGTATTGTCAAACTGGCCCATGCTGTGAAGAAACTGGAGCGGGGATTCTTTACGGCTTCAAGTTATGAGGAATACCTTGAGAAATCCGAGTCCCTGATCAAGCAGGGAGTTATCACCCGAGATGCACTTGCTGAGGCACGTATTGAGCGCTATGTTATCGGGCCGGTGTTCAATTTTGACCTGTTCTATTCCCCTCTTGAAGAGGATATGAACCCGATAGAACTGCTGGGAATCGACTGGAGGTTCGAGACGAGCCTGGACGGTCATGTGAGGCTGCCCGCACCACAGCAGATGGCCCTGGCAGAGCACCAGTTGACACCTGAGTATACCGTTTGTGGACACAATACCGCAACCCTGAGGGAATCCCTGCTGGAGAAGGTTTTCGAACTGGCAGAGATGTATGTGGATGCTTCCAGGGAATACTATGACCCCGGTGTTATCGGGCCATTCTGCCTGCAAACCTGCGTGGACAAGGACCTGAATTTCTACATCTACGATGTGGCACCCCGGGTTGGCGGTGGTACCAATGTGCATATGTCTGTGGGCCACCCCTATGCCAATACCCTGTGGAGAAAACCCATGAGCACGGGACGCAGGGTGGCTTACGAGGTCAGAAGGGCCATCGAGACCGAACAGCTGGATAAGATAGTAACCTGA
- a CDS encoding diacylglycerol/polyprenol kinase family protein → MAGIQNIDKDLKGDLVRKSIHILSGLLYIPLIYISGPFAFEVLVLLALIYACVIVSLLVLHRMHYRPVREMIKCWGRRNENYIPLKPTLLLHTGIGISLLLFPAHIVYASIAITAMGDGIATISGKKIGKHKLPYSKSKSVEGTIAGFAAAFLGAALFVPSLQAIVASAGSMLLESLIGRDIKTNSPIKKAFNLLKNDNLLLPVFSGFLMMLTG, encoded by the coding sequence ATGGCAGGGATACAAAATATTGATAAAGATCTAAAAGGTGATCTGGTACGCAAATCCATACATATACTGTCCGGTTTGCTTTACATACCGCTTATTTATATTTCAGGGCCTTTTGCGTTTGAAGTTCTGGTTTTACTTGCATTGATTTATGCTTGTGTGATCGTGTCCCTTCTAGTCCTCCACAGAATGCATTACCGGCCGGTTCGTGAAATGATTAAATGCTGGGGGCGGCGAAATGAAAATTACATCCCTCTAAAACCAACACTTTTGTTGCACACCGGTATTGGCATATCGTTATTGCTTTTTCCCGCCCACATCGTTTATGCTTCAATAGCTATAACTGCTATGGGGGACGGGATTGCAACAATTTCGGGCAAAAAGATCGGTAAACATAAATTACCCTATTCCAAAAGTAAATCTGTCGAAGGAACAATTGCAGGATTCGCAGCCGCCTTTTTAGGAGCAGCCCTTTTTGTCCCTTCCCTGCAGGCAATTGTAGCAAGTGCAGGAAGTATGTTGCTGGAAAGTTTAATAGGGAGGGATATAAAAACGAATTCCCCGATAAAAAAGGCATTCAACCTGCTAAAAAATGACAATTTGTTGTTGCCTGTCTTTTCAGGCTTCCTGATGATGCTAACAGGTTGA
- the gatD gene encoding Glu-tRNA(Gln) amidotransferase subunit GatD — protein sequence MDYKEGDRIRVEKGGAAYEGVVMPSVTGHIVLKMVSGYNVGIEPDGAQITFLEQKKEIQKPEKQGKVTKNKGLKNVVFISTGGTIASKIDYRSGAVSSQCSADDIVRTIPELDDIANIRGRVVTNILSENMKPHIWTELARAVYEEISNGADGIVIAHGTDTMMYSAAALAFMLDTPVPVVFVGSQRSADRPSSDNVMNAICATKVAVSDIAEICTVMHESSSDDRCAIHYATRVRKMHTSRRDAFQSINSRQIGFVDYATGEITTESEYTARGETELALKEKIEPECAIVKFTPGAKAEILGHYIDAGYKGIVIEGTGLGHVSTDWVPEIKRATEANIPIVIASQCLHGRVCDRVYDTGTDMLKAGAIEAEDMLPEVALVKLMCVLGQTSDLPEVRKLMQEKRANEISDCSLE from the coding sequence ATGGATTACAAGGAAGGAGATAGGATAAGGGTCGAGAAGGGCGGAGCTGCCTACGAAGGAGTTGTTATGCCCAGTGTCACCGGCCATATTGTGCTGAAAATGGTCAGTGGATACAATGTAGGAATTGAGCCGGATGGTGCACAGATCACTTTCCTGGAGCAAAAAAAGGAAATTCAAAAGCCCGAAAAGCAAGGCAAGGTTACCAAAAATAAAGGACTTAAAAATGTTGTTTTCATTTCCACCGGAGGTACCATTGCCAGTAAGATCGATTACCGTAGCGGTGCTGTGAGCTCACAGTGCTCTGCAGATGATATTGTCCGGACAATCCCTGAACTTGATGATATTGCCAATATAAGAGGACGGGTTGTTACGAATATCCTGTCCGAGAACATGAAGCCACATATCTGGACCGAACTTGCACGGGCCGTATATGAAGAAATTAGTAACGGAGCAGACGGCATAGTGATTGCTCATGGTACGGATACTATGATGTATTCCGCAGCAGCCCTGGCATTCATGCTTGACACGCCGGTTCCCGTTGTTTTTGTAGGTTCCCAGCGCAGTGCAGACAGGCCAAGCAGTGACAATGTGATGAATGCAATCTGTGCAACGAAGGTTGCTGTCAGTGATATTGCAGAAATCTGCACAGTCATGCATGAGAGCAGTTCCGATGATCGATGTGCCATCCATTATGCTACCAGAGTCAGGAAGATGCACACCTCACGCAGGGATGCTTTCCAGTCCATCAATTCCCGCCAGATTGGTTTTGTGGATTATGCCACAGGCGAGATTACCACAGAATCAGAATATACCGCACGCGGAGAGACAGAACTGGCCCTCAAGGAGAAAATCGAGCCAGAATGTGCTATTGTAAAGTTCACACCCGGCGCAAAAGCTGAAATCCTGGGTCATTATATCGATGCAGGCTACAAGGGCATTGTAATCGAAGGAACCGGGCTGGGCCATGTATCCACCGACTGGGTCCCTGAAATCAAGCGTGCAACAGAAGCAAACATACCGATAGTGATCGCATCCCAGTGTCTGCACGGACGTGTCTGTGACCGTGTCTATGACACCGGCACGGATATGCTCAAAGCCGGAGCAATCGAGGCCGAGGACATGTTGCCGGAAGTTGCCCTTGTAAAACTTATGTGTGTACTGGGCCAGACATCCGACCTGCCAGAAGTGCGAAAATTGATGCAGGAAAAAAGAGCTAACGAGATATCAGATTGCAGTCTTGAGTGA
- a CDS encoding BCCT family transporter, translating into MQKGLTEFSDTLKTPTLLVSLFLSFAFVLAGTVFPERFGVYMDFTFNWMVGNLGWSFLFGGSIFLLLIVYLMLSPLGDIKLGGDYEKPAYSNLSWFAMLFSCGMGIGLLFWGVSEPIWHYMWPLYEQPNTSESLHAAMRYSFFHWGFHPWAIYSVVAGSLAYFSYRKGLPMLLSSTLEPILGREGIDKKWGIAVNTIGVLATLFGIATTLGLGVMQIGAGLEELFGYSSGPTLWVLIITVVTILAIMSTASGIDRGIKWLSQINLGVAALLMILIFILGPTLFTLELFTHSVGGYLQNLLQMSFGTDPAGVGAEGWGDSWTIFYWAWWIAWAPFVGSFIARVSRGRTIRSFVVGVMLAPTVVSMVWFSIFGGSALFIEHFGAGGIAEAVEVDSALGFFSMLSFFPFSDILIAVAMFSVAIFFITSSDSGTYVIGMLTSKGNPNPPLPLRIIWGSLEGAVAAVLLLAGGLGALQTASVVGGFPFMIVMLLMLYCLLKALFMELQEESLPLERAKLRATINEIKIREDQKDKE; encoded by the coding sequence ATGCAAAAAGGACTCACAGAATTTTCAGACACTTTAAAGACACCGACACTATTGGTATCGTTATTTTTATCTTTTGCATTTGTTTTAGCCGGAACGGTTTTTCCGGAGCGTTTCGGAGTTTATATGGATTTCACCTTTAATTGGATGGTCGGAAATCTTGGTTGGTCTTTCTTATTTGGTGGCAGTATTTTTTTATTGCTTATTGTATATTTGATGCTAAGTCCACTTGGGGATATAAAATTGGGCGGGGACTATGAAAAACCTGCTTATTCCAATCTTTCATGGTTTGCCATGCTTTTCAGTTGCGGAATGGGGATTGGCCTACTTTTCTGGGGTGTTTCAGAACCGATATGGCATTATATGTGGCCGCTTTATGAACAACCCAATACATCTGAATCCCTGCATGCAGCCATGAGATATTCTTTCTTCCACTGGGGCTTCCACCCGTGGGCAATATATTCTGTGGTTGCGGGCTCATTAGCATATTTTTCCTACAGGAAAGGCCTGCCGATGCTATTGAGTTCTACACTGGAACCTATCCTGGGAAGAGAGGGCATTGATAAAAAGTGGGGTATTGCTGTTAATACCATTGGTGTCCTTGCAACTCTCTTTGGTATTGCGACAACTCTTGGTTTAGGTGTTATGCAGATAGGCGCCGGGCTTGAGGAATTATTCGGTTATTCCAGCGGACCTACGTTATGGGTACTTATAATTACTGTTGTTACGATTCTTGCGATAATGTCCACAGCATCCGGTATTGACCGGGGTATAAAATGGTTGAGTCAGATTAATCTGGGCGTGGCAGCTCTTTTAATGATTCTGATATTCATTCTTGGACCAACGCTATTTACCCTTGAGTTATTCACTCATTCAGTAGGAGGCTATTTGCAAAACTTGCTCCAGATGTCCTTTGGAACAGATCCTGCAGGGGTCGGAGCTGAAGGCTGGGGAGATTCATGGACTATTTTCTATTGGGCATGGTGGATTGCCTGGGCTCCATTTGTTGGGTCATTCATTGCCAGGGTTTCAAGGGGCAGGACAATCAGAAGCTTTGTTGTAGGTGTAATGCTTGCTCCTACAGTTGTCAGTATGGTATGGTTCAGTATCTTTGGAGGATCTGCTCTTTTCATCGAGCATTTCGGAGCCGGTGGAATTGCTGAGGCTGTTGAAGTTGATTCTGCACTGGGCTTTTTCAGTATGCTTAGTTTTTTCCCTTTCTCTGACATCCTTATTGCAGTTGCAATGTTCTCAGTAGCGATCTTTTTCATAACTTCGTCTGACTCGGGTACTTATGTCATAGGAATGCTGACCTCTAAAGGCAATCCCAATCCTCCGCTTCCACTGAGGATTATCTGGGGTAGTCTTGAAGGAGCTGTTGCAGCAGTTCTTCTGCTTGCAGGTGGTCTGGGTGCCCTCCAGACAGCTTCAGTAGTCGGTGGATTTCCCTTCATGATAGTTATGCTTTTGATGCTCTATTGCTTATTGAAAGCATTGTTTATGGAACTGCAGGAAGAGTCCCTGCCGTTAGAGAGGGCTAAATTAAGGGCAACAATTAATGAAATTAAAATACGGGAAGATCAAAAGGATAAAGAGTGA
- a CDS encoding NAD(P)-dependent glycerol-1-phosphate dehydrogenase: MNELKSNKWMQLPRDVLVGSDMLGKVSDVCSDLQLGRNALIVTGQKTRDIAGIKVAEELEETGINVQIHVSGSASMEEVENVMEIAREMDTDFLLGVGSGKSIDVAKLAATRHNVPFLSIPTAASHDGIVSSRASITHNGETTSIQASAPMAVIADTEVIAKAPFRLLAAGCGDIISNCTAVLDWQLAHRLQNVAFSEYAAALASMTANILIESADSIKPDLESSVRIVVKALVSSGVAMSIAGSSRPASGSEHMFSHALNRIAPNPALHGEQCGIGTILMMYLHGGDWKEIRDALRIIGAPTTAHELGIEDKYILQALVESHKIRPERYTILGTGITPDAAEVVARTTGVIS, encoded by the coding sequence TTGAACGAACTCAAGAGCAACAAGTGGATGCAACTGCCCCGGGACGTTCTGGTTGGCAGCGACATGTTAGGGAAGGTATCCGATGTATGCAGCGATCTTCAACTCGGCCGCAATGCGCTTATCGTAACGGGCCAGAAAACCCGGGATATCGCAGGCATTAAGGTCGCAGAAGAACTTGAAGAGACCGGCATAAATGTCCAGATCCATGTATCAGGCAGTGCTTCCATGGAAGAAGTGGAAAATGTCATGGAAATTGCCAGAGAGATGGATACAGATTTCCTGCTGGGAGTGGGCAGTGGCAAATCCATAGATGTAGCCAAACTGGCTGCTACCAGACACAATGTACCTTTCCTGAGCATACCCACAGCAGCTTCCCATGATGGCATCGTCTCGTCCAGGGCTTCCATAACACATAACGGAGAAACAACCTCCATTCAGGCAAGTGCACCCATGGCAGTAATCGCCGACACCGAAGTCATCGCAAAAGCACCATTCAGGTTACTTGCAGCAGGCTGCGGGGACATTATCTCAAATTGTACGGCAGTACTTGACTGGCAACTGGCACACAGATTACAGAATGTTGCATTCAGTGAGTATGCGGCAGCTTTAGCCAGTATGACTGCAAACATTCTCATAGAATCTGCAGACTCCATTAAGCCTGACCTTGAAAGTTCGGTCCGCATCGTTGTCAAAGCCCTTGTTTCAAGTGGGGTTGCCATGAGTATCGCCGGTTCATCCCGGCCCGCTTCAGGCTCAGAGCACATGTTCAGCCATGCATTAAACCGCATAGCTCCAAATCCTGCCCTGCATGGAGAACAATGTGGTATCGGGACGATCCTGATGATGTACCTGCATGGCGGGGATTGGAAGGAAATAAGGGATGCACTCAGGATAATTGGTGCTCCCACAACCGCCCATGAATTGGGCATCGAAGATAAATATATATTACAAGCGCTTGTTGAGTCTCATAAAATTAGGCCGGAAAGGTACACAATACTCGGGACCGGGATAACACCTGACGCAGCCGAGGTGGTGGCAAGGACCACCGGAGTAATTTCATGA
- a CDS encoding type IV pilin — MRIPEMFKKDDAVSPVIGVILMVAITVILAAVIAAFVFGLGSPETAPQASVKGSSVDMNDQNAIKIEHQGGEVITLTDANTKVTLNGGTVNLSKLTTTDLEAFEAGETLYIYNETDSILYLGTSTDAATANSSAVSTGETGEVKFIDVGSQQLIGDFDVRF, encoded by the coding sequence ATGAGGATTCCTGAAATGTTTAAAAAAGACGATGCAGTATCCCCGGTCATCGGTGTCATTCTGATGGTCGCCATTACTGTCATCCTAGCAGCGGTTATAGCAGCGTTCGTATTCGGACTTGGCAGTCCTGAGACAGCACCACAGGCAAGTGTAAAGGGTAGTTCTGTAGACATGAATGACCAGAATGCCATCAAAATTGAGCACCAAGGTGGTGAAGTAATCACTTTGACTGATGCAAATACCAAAGTTACCTTGAATGGTGGCACTGTCAATCTTTCAAAGTTAACTACCACTGACCTTGAAGCATTTGAAGCAGGTGAAACACTTTACATCTACAATGAAACTGATAGTATCCTTTACCTTGGAACTTCCACAGATGCAGCTACTGCAAATTCATCTGCTGTCAGCACTGGAGAAACCGGTGAAGTTAAGTTTATTGATGTCGGTAGCCAGCAACTCATTGGCGACTTCGATGTAAGGTTCTAA
- a CDS encoding DUF5371 family protein yields MKIVHAQTVLTDEQLEALKKKSNESSTKDALSIAVQHYLECEYTDMDDEMWTRKLEKVVQKKNQKY; encoded by the coding sequence ATGAAAATCGTACATGCTCAAACTGTACTGACGGACGAGCAACTCGAGGCACTGAAGAAGAAAAGTAATGAATCTTCCACCAAAGATGCGCTCAGTATTGCAGTTCAACATTACCTTGAGTGTGAGTACACCGACATGGATGATGAAATGTGGACTCGCAAGCTCGAAAAGGTCGTACAGAAAAAGAACCAGAAATACTGA
- a CDS encoding monomethylamine:corrinoid methyltransferase, which translates to MSDIYKYLRNSFSGEEKSENTHNEDVLKLSTELAADYDIINDGEEFIPYELDMADAVFSAAIELLTNVGIYCTDTGRTIQVNNDEILKSLGTPNAVDIGRFKEKINVVSRTEMDCKPPVIIGGPMGGKVSEKNFLNIHISSAIEPIVQGIYPGSMQTINDGPIRTNTPEEMFVALEEARLERLATKIAGREGLTLVGPATPNTSQAHMVVSSNELYSKNDIHEVYQSGNLKTDFETFHKSIFHQEHGNNFISGQCPVLGKDAIDSPEALAIIDVAETIQSRLVTSASIHACGAIDSATKSSSTKEILWASNISSLAVSRNMQHSTAKYYHNIAGCCTDMMFYETAAQAISDTVCGREMLIGPLGGRGEKVDHSTGLESRFMGEVSKMALNLDLAEANEIIEMLYSKYVDRLSDAPQGKDFESCYDVNSKYEMKPTEEYMNMYSEIIGEIDEYYRGLF; encoded by the coding sequence ATGTCAGACATATATAAATATCTAAGAAACTCTTTTTCAGGTGAAGAAAAAAGTGAAAATACCCATAATGAAGATGTTTTAAAATTATCCACCGAACTGGCTGCTGATTATGATATAATAAATGACGGCGAAGAATTCATACCATACGAACTTGACATGGCAGATGCTGTTTTTTCAGCCGCTATCGAACTTCTGACAAATGTAGGAATATACTGTACTGATACAGGCAGAACTATCCAGGTAAATAACGATGAAATATTGAAGTCTCTTGGTACGCCCAATGCCGTGGACATTGGGAGATTCAAGGAAAAAATAAATGTTGTTAGCAGGACAGAAATGGATTGCAAACCCCCTGTAATTATAGGAGGGCCAATGGGTGGAAAGGTTTCTGAAAAAAATTTCCTGAATATTCATATCAGTTCTGCAATTGAGCCCATAGTCCAGGGAATATATCCGGGATCCATGCAAACAATCAATGACGGTCCTATAAGAACCAATACTCCAGAGGAAATGTTTGTAGCTTTAGAAGAAGCAAGACTTGAAAGACTGGCTACAAAAATCGCCGGCAGGGAGGGGTTGACCCTTGTAGGTCCGGCAACACCAAATACCTCACAGGCACATATGGTCGTATCTTCAAATGAGTTATATTCAAAAAATGATATTCATGAGGTATACCAATCTGGTAACCTGAAAACCGATTTTGAAACTTTTCATAAATCAATATTCCATCAGGAGCACGGGAATAATTTCATAAGTGGCCAGTGTCCCGTTCTGGGCAAAGATGCTATAGATTCACCTGAAGCACTGGCAATTATTGATGTTGCAGAAACAATACAATCCCGGCTGGTTACAAGTGCAAGCATACATGCCTGCGGAGCAATTGATTCGGCTACAAAATCTTCATCTACAAAAGAAATATTGTGGGCTTCAAATATTTCCTCCCTCGCGGTTTCACGTAATATGCAACATTCTACAGCAAAATATTACCACAACATTGCAGGGTGCTGTACTGATATGATGTTTTATGAAACCGCAGCTCAGGCAATAAGCGATACGGTTTGCGGCAGAGAAATGTTGATCGGACCTCTTGGTGGTAGAGGAGAAAAAGTTGATCATTCAACTGGCCTGGAATCAAGATTCATGGGCGAGGTGAGCAAGATGGCCCTGAATCTGGACCTGGCAGAGGCAAATGAAATTATTGAAATGCTCTATTCTAAATACGTAGACCGGCTTTCAGATGCCCCGCAAGGAAAAGATTTCGAATCATGTTATGATGTAAATTCGAAATACGAAATGAAACCAACTGAGGAATACATGAATATGTATTCTGAAATCATTGGGGAAATTGATGAATACTATAGAGGTCTGTTTTAA
- a CDS encoding stage II sporulation protein M — translation MKRNNIFPGSLVAEDLQRYFISLKSLFVLSIAVFFISAVAGYIYTSMNPASADMSLQELQSLVDIIKELSPLQIMLFIFLNNALKSLAAILLGVSLGIIPLLFLAYNGYVLGAVAYITGAQEGLSFVLLAIIPHGLIELPMIFISVAIGVRIGLTTLARLRGQTVSVKQEITAGVAVFLRFVAPLLLVASVIETFVTPMIIALV, via the coding sequence ATGAAACGCAATAATATCTTTCCCGGCTCTCTGGTTGCTGAAGACCTGCAGAGGTACTTTATTTCACTGAAAAGCCTTTTTGTCCTGTCCATTGCGGTATTTTTCATCTCGGCAGTGGCGGGTTATATTTATACTTCCATGAATCCTGCCTCAGCTGACATGTCCCTGCAGGAGTTGCAGAGCCTGGTTGATATCATCAAGGAACTTTCTCCCCTGCAGATAATGCTCTTTATTTTCCTGAACAATGCCCTGAAAAGCCTGGCGGCTATACTGCTGGGCGTGAGTCTAGGTATCATTCCCCTTTTGTTCCTGGCTTATAACGGTTATGTGCTGGGTGCAGTGGCCTATATAACCGGTGCCCAGGAGGGCCTGTCATTTGTATTGCTGGCGATAATTCCCCATGGTTTGATCGAGCTGCCGATGATATTTATCTCGGTTGCTATCGGAGTACGTATAGGATTGACCACTCTTGCAAGGCTGCGGGGCCAGACAGTATCGGTAAAACAGGAAATAACAGCAGGCGTGGCCGTTTTCCTGCGCTTTGTCGCCCCTCTCTTGCTGGTGGCATCAGTGATCGAGACATTCGTTACACCCATGATCATTGCCCTTGTCTGA
- a CDS encoding DUF63 family protein, producing MNTFTDKILQFVNKYYIEPIIYDSGYNPVNTLTWALILGACVFGVIKLLDRMKVEVDERFIFSIIPFILAGSSLRVLEDANVFSAPLKYLFITPNIYFVVFVVTLACLVVSKKLYDLDVVGDWKKTFAAAGGLWFLSNLYALLYFEDIVRPDALILILVIGTLVAFSIYGLARWQGIGLITDRLNFTILWAHLMDASSTFIGIDMLGYYEKHVVPAYLIDLTGTALVMYPLKLAIFIPVIYVLDSQFNDSEESISLRTFVKMVIIVLGLSPATRNTLRMALGI from the coding sequence ATGAATACGTTTACTGATAAGATTTTGCAATTTGTAAATAAGTATTATATTGAACCCATTATTTATGATAGTGGTTACAACCCGGTTAATACACTAACATGGGCGCTGATTCTTGGTGCATGTGTTTTTGGTGTTATAAAGTTGCTTGACCGGATGAAAGTTGAAGTGGATGAACGCTTCATTTTTTCCATAATTCCCTTTATCCTGGCAGGTTCGTCCCTCAGGGTGCTTGAGGATGCCAATGTATTCAGTGCTCCCCTGAAATATCTCTTTATTACCCCCAACATCTACTTCGTGGTTTTTGTTGTGACCCTTGCCTGTCTGGTAGTATCCAAAAAACTCTATGATCTGGATGTTGTAGGCGACTGGAAAAAGACATTTGCTGCTGCAGGAGGATTGTGGTTTTTATCCAACCTGTACGCCCTGCTTTATTTTGAGGATATTGTAAGACCCGATGCACTTATCCTGATTCTGGTGATAGGGACATTGGTTGCCTTTTCTATCTACGGCCTGGCACGCTGGCAGGGAATCGGCCTGATCACAGACAGGCTCAATTTCACCATTCTCTGGGCTCATTTAATGGATGCATCTTCCACATTTATCGGTATTGATATGCTGGGATATTACGAAAAACATGTTGTGCCTGCCTACCTGATCGATCTGACAGGAACGGCACTTGTGATGTATCCCCTCAAACTTGCGATCTTCATCCCGGTGATATATGTGCTGGATTCCCAGTTTAACGATAGCGAGGAATCAATATCTTTAAGAACTTTCGTAAAGATGGTTATTATTGTACTGGGATTGTCTCCTGCTACGAGAAACACACTGAGGATGGCACTGGGTATCTGA